The Pseudanabaena sp. PCC 6802 genomic interval GATCGCCACCAGTGCGATCGCTACAAATTCCCGTCCTATTTATTCACGGCACCAAGGATGATGTGGTGCCGATGACTATGAGCCAGCGGCTCTATGATGCCGCGCCGGAACCCAAGCAACTGCTGCTCGTACCAGGAGCAGGACATTACCGCATTTATCAGCCAGGGGCAAACTCGTATTTACGGGAGATCGAGAAATTTGTCAAAAACACCGAATCTGTCAGAATGGCAAAGCACGGCGATATAGTCGATCCAGCGTTGCTGAATTAATAACCTAATGGCGAATCGAATTTTAATCGGTGTTAGCGGTGGCATTGCCTCTTACAAGGTTTGCGAAGTCGTATCGACACTGGCTAAACAGGGCGATCGAAATAACCAAAGCTCTTCAGAAGTCAGAGTAATTTTGACTCAGGCAGCGACTGAATTCGTCACGCCTCTAACTTTTGCTACCCTATCTCGTCACGCCGCCTATACCGACTCCGATTTTTGGCATCCAGGTCATGGCAGACCGCTACACATTGAGTTAGGAGAATGGGCAGATTTATTACTCCTGGCACCCGTAACTGCCAATACTTTGGCCAAACTTGCCTATGGCATGGCGGATAATCTGCTGACGAATACGGTTTTGGCATCCAGGTGTCCGGTGTTAATGGCTCCAGCCATGAACGCGACTATGTGGGAACAGTCAACCGTGCAGCAAAATTGGTGCCATCTATTGGCTAACGAGAGATATTTTGCGATCGCCCCAGGTAGCGGTATCCTCGCCTGCGATGCCGTGGGAGCAGGGCGGATGGCAGAGCCAGCCGAGATTTTAACTTATATCGAGTCGCTGTTATGGACGCGGGGCAAGCGCGATTTAGTCGGAAAGCGCGTCCTGGTAAGTGCGGGTGGCACGCGGGAATTTCTCGATCCGGTGCGGTTTATTGGCAACCCCGCTACGGGCAAACAGGGCATTGCGATCGCCCATGCTGCCCTACATCGCGGTGCCGATGTCACGCTCGTGTTGGGAAATGCCGAGGCAAATAAACAGGTACTGCCTACTAGTGCCAATTGTCGAGTTGTTGGCGTGGTGTCATCCGCACAAATGCACCAGACAATGCGACAGGAATTTGGCAACGCCGATCTTACGATTATGTCCGCAGCGGTGGGCGACGTGCGCCCCGCTCATTACAACGATCGCAAAACCCCAAAATCTCAACTACCGACCTCATTACCGCTCGATCCGATCGCTGATATTCTGGCGGATTTGAGCGCGCGCAAGCGCTCCGAGCAGATCCTGGTTGGGTTTGCGGCTCAGACTGGTACTGAAGCAGAAGTGGTGGCGATCGCCCAGCAAAAG includes:
- a CDS encoding serine aminopeptidase domain-containing protein → MRSLQIPVLFIHGTKDDVVPMTMSQRLYDAAPEPKQLLLVPGAGHYRIYQPGANSYLREIEKFVKNTESVRMAKHGDIVDPALLN
- the coaBC gene encoding bifunctional phosphopantothenoylcysteine decarboxylase/phosphopantothenate--cysteine ligase CoaBC, whose protein sequence is MANRILIGVSGGIASYKVCEVVSTLAKQGDRNNQSSSEVRVILTQAATEFVTPLTFATLSRHAAYTDSDFWHPGHGRPLHIELGEWADLLLLAPVTANTLAKLAYGMADNLLTNTVLASRCPVLMAPAMNATMWEQSTVQQNWCHLLANERYFAIAPGSGILACDAVGAGRMAEPAEILTYIESLLWTRGKRDLVGKRVLVSAGGTREFLDPVRFIGNPATGKQGIAIAHAALHRGADVTLVLGNAEANKQVLPTSANCRVVGVVSSAQMHQTMRQEFGNADLTIMSAAVGDVRPAHYNDRKTPKSQLPTSLPLDPIADILADLSARKRSEQILVGFAAQTGTEAEVVAIAQQKLEAKGIDAIAVNQVDRPQTGFASDTNQATFLATNGKQTTTPLCSKLELAHRLLDFLTEHLNPEQCQSVKL